From the Paucidesulfovibrio gracilis DSM 16080 genome, one window contains:
- a CDS encoding DUF3536 domain-containing protein translates to MAGQLCVHGHFYQPPREDPWLGCILPEGTAAPAMDWNSRILRESYAPLAFARRLDAQGRITDIVNCYEWISFNFGPTLLSWLERGAPRVYARLLEADRRSQERWGHGNAMAQVYHHAILPLASARDRMLEIAWALDDFESRFGRRAEGMWLSEAAVDTPTLESMSAQGVRFTILSPHQVQAIAGEDGTWQPVSGDEVDLSRPYSVDLPSERPMAVFFYNGPLSQAVAFEGLLKDGERFWNRLTGVGSEGLLSIGTDGETYGHHFPFGEMALAYVLEQARAGRQGWSLTNYAAYLADNPPKQRVRLKEPSSWSCSHGVERWRADCGCRDGGHPQWNQKWRAPLRQGLEAVKQKVDEHFDALGKELFLVPEEALRAYGTFLSGKSDSKVFQNSYMKSGLSRENIQKSWKLLEMQRFGLAMFASCAWFFDDVSRVEPRNALTYCMRAMECCRASGGPDLESVLCDELKKIYPNEPRYPDGMALYEEEVVARRQTTARLTCLALVRLRSNAEMPPPGGEAEVRWPGVHITVARSLAGTLESGTVEGTALLRMCHGGLVAGGAVRCGWRWEQGRKDDGLCGQMYFQLDNGTEETIRPESLHWKMRQSALQEAVELAASEDWEALWRHAEQAKFFLEYRPHQSVPQHQAFWAAQWPALALAVIRQPCFEDRKDLWNFIRSIGEGHPAKPWLEQRLGRSLRDMLCEGTVQSAELAEIIRRSRAAGLEVDLWGLQNRFWHDAELWSDAALGKALGIAPGARG, encoded by the coding sequence ATGGCGGGTCAACTTTGCGTACATGGACATTTCTATCAGCCTCCTCGGGAGGATCCGTGGTTAGGATGCATTCTTCCGGAGGGTACGGCCGCTCCGGCCATGGACTGGAACAGTCGAATATTGCGTGAATCGTATGCTCCCTTGGCTTTTGCCCGGCGACTTGATGCCCAAGGGCGGATTACCGATATCGTGAATTGTTATGAGTGGATCAGTTTTAATTTCGGTCCGACGCTGCTTTCCTGGCTGGAACGAGGCGCTCCCCGAGTCTATGCCCGACTCCTGGAAGCGGACAGGCGCTCCCAGGAGCGTTGGGGACATGGCAACGCCATGGCACAGGTTTATCATCACGCCATTTTGCCCTTGGCCTCAGCACGGGATCGTATGTTGGAAATCGCCTGGGCGCTGGATGATTTTGAGTCGAGATTCGGTCGCCGCGCCGAAGGGATGTGGCTTTCCGAGGCCGCCGTGGATACGCCTACCCTGGAGTCCATGTCCGCTCAGGGGGTACGTTTCACCATCCTTTCACCGCACCAGGTGCAGGCCATTGCCGGGGAGGATGGCACGTGGCAACCTGTGAGCGGGGATGAGGTGGATCTCTCCAGGCCGTATTCTGTTGACTTGCCTTCGGAACGCCCGATGGCAGTGTTTTTTTATAATGGGCCGCTTTCCCAGGCCGTAGCCTTTGAGGGGCTGCTCAAGGATGGGGAGCGGTTTTGGAATCGTCTGACCGGAGTTGGCTCCGAGGGGTTGCTTAGTATCGGCACGGATGGAGAGACATACGGTCACCATTTTCCTTTCGGCGAAATGGCGTTGGCGTATGTTTTGGAACAAGCCCGTGCCGGACGGCAGGGATGGAGTCTTACCAACTATGCCGCGTATCTTGCGGATAATCCTCCTAAGCAACGGGTACGGCTGAAGGAGCCGTCCTCCTGGAGTTGTTCCCATGGGGTGGAGCGATGGCGGGCCGATTGTGGGTGCCGTGATGGTGGGCATCCGCAGTGGAATCAGAAATGGAGAGCGCCGCTTCGTCAGGGGCTGGAAGCCGTTAAACAGAAAGTGGATGAACATTTTGATGCTTTGGGCAAGGAATTGTTTCTTGTTCCTGAAGAGGCTCTGCGTGCGTATGGGACGTTTTTGTCGGGAAAAAGTGATTCCAAAGTGTTTCAGAACAGCTACATGAAGTCTGGACTTTCTCGTGAAAATATCCAAAAATCATGGAAGCTTCTGGAAATGCAGCGTTTTGGGCTTGCCATGTTTGCAAGTTGCGCTTGGTTTTTTGATGATGTTTCCCGAGTGGAACCACGGAACGCGCTCACCTACTGCATGCGCGCCATGGAGTGTTGCCGGGCGTCGGGGGGGCCGGATCTTGAATCGGTTTTATGTGATGAATTGAAGAAAATATATCCGAATGAGCCTCGGTATCCTGATGGCATGGCGCTATACGAGGAAGAAGTCGTTGCCCGTCGGCAAACAACAGCGCGGCTGACGTGCCTCGCCTTGGTACGCCTTCGGTCCAATGCGGAGATGCCTCCTCCCGGGGGGGAGGCCGAAGTGCGTTGGCCGGGAGTGCACATCACGGTTGCTCGATCCCTGGCTGGGACGCTGGAATCCGGCACTGTGGAAGGAACCGCACTCTTACGTATGTGCCATGGTGGGCTGGTGGCCGGAGGCGCCGTGCGTTGCGGTTGGCGCTGGGAGCAGGGAAGAAAGGATGACGGTCTTTGCGGGCAAATGTATTTTCAGTTGGATAACGGAACAGAAGAAACCATCCGTCCGGAATCATTACATTGGAAAATGCGGCAAAGTGCGTTGCAGGAAGCCGTTGAGCTGGCGGCGTCGGAAGATTGGGAAGCCTTGTGGCGACACGCAGAACAGGCGAAGTTTTTCCTGGAATATCGACCACATCAATCCGTTCCACAGCATCAAGCTTTTTGGGCTGCGCAGTGGCCTGCCTTAGCCTTGGCCGTCATTCGCCAGCCGTGTTTTGAAGATCGGAAGGATTTGTGGAACTTTATTCGTTCCATTGGAGAGGGGCATCCGGCGAAGCCCTGGTTGGAGCAGCGGTTGGGGCGCTCCCTACGGGATATGCTGTGCGAGGGAACCGTCCAAAGTGCAGAACTGGCTGAAATAATTCGTCGCAGCCGCGCCGCAGGATTGGAGGTGGATCTTTGGGGGCTGCAAAATCGGTTTTGGCATGACGCCGAGCTATGGTCCGATGCGGCGCTCGGCAAAGCACTGGGAATCGCCCCTGGTGCCCGGGGATAA
- a CDS encoding MBL fold metallo-hydrolase codes for MLKQLTFLCDNTAAPHLECEWGLSVALEFDNGHLWLWDTGQTDLFLRNAAKLEITPHKADGLALSHGHYDHTGGLSALMEHGFRGDILAHPQAEVQRYSHRKTLRPIGPPVPLPRFTPVERTATPEPGMTMITDIPRQPGLFQAVRDFSLDTEGKRPDPVPDDAFLMLETRQGPLVLLGCCHSGLENSLLELQAQTGRSEVFAVVGGLHLHNAGEAEWEATAQALERFHVQKLAMGHCTGENAIQFLENRLNCECLRTYSGLRLSLP; via the coding sequence ATGCTCAAGCAGTTGACTTTTCTCTGTGACAACACGGCGGCCCCGCACCTTGAGTGCGAATGGGGACTCAGCGTGGCATTGGAATTCGACAACGGCCACTTATGGCTTTGGGACACAGGACAAACCGACCTGTTCCTGCGCAATGCGGCTAAATTAGAAATTACGCCGCATAAGGCGGACGGCCTCGCTCTTTCGCATGGTCATTACGACCACACCGGCGGGTTGAGCGCCCTCATGGAGCATGGCTTCCGCGGTGACATCCTGGCACACCCACAGGCAGAAGTGCAGCGGTACAGTCACCGCAAAACCCTTCGGCCTATTGGGCCTCCGGTCCCCCTACCGCGGTTCACACCTGTGGAACGTACGGCAACACCGGAACCGGGCATGACCATGATCACGGATATCCCTCGTCAACCGGGCCTGTTCCAGGCAGTCCGAGATTTTTCTCTGGATACGGAGGGAAAACGCCCCGACCCTGTTCCGGACGATGCATTCCTTATGCTGGAAACACGCCAGGGACCGCTGGTTTTATTGGGATGCTGTCATTCAGGATTGGAAAACAGTCTTCTTGAGCTGCAAGCACAAACCGGCCGGAGCGAGGTCTTTGCAGTCGTCGGCGGTCTGCATCTTCATAACGCTGGCGAAGCGGAATGGGAGGCTACGGCTCAAGCCCTGGAACGCTTTCACGTCCAGAAACTGGCTATGGGCCACTGCACGGGAGAAAACGCCATCCAATTCTTGGAAAACCGACTCAATTGCGAATGCCTTCGAACCTATTCAGGCTTACGCTTGAGCCTGCCCTAA
- the cimA gene encoding citramalate synthase, producing the protein MKKISLYDTTLRDGTQAEELNLTTEDKIRVARKLDELGLHYIEGGWPGSNPTDKQFFREIRKHRLSTARITAFGSTHYHRTSAEQDPNLASLLEAETPVLTIFGKTWDLHARTALGVSLERNLELIHASLEHLRPHVDELFFDAEHFFDGYKANPAFTLDCMKTAHEAGADILVLCDTNGGTLPHEIVKIMADVQKHLPDAQLGIHTHNDSELAVANALVAVQHGAVQVQGTINGYGERCGNANLCSIIPCLELKMGLDCLGAERLKMLRDTANYVSEVANLRPFLRQPFVGAAAFAHKGGIHVSAVLKDSETYEHIRPESVGNHQRVLLSDLAGKSNILFKAKQCGFDVDRNDPRLEILLDDIKAREEMGYEYSVADASFELLLREKLECPDPYFTFHNFFVLDSKREEDELPLSEATVIVSVRGERAHTAASGNGPVNALDRAVRKALERFYPRLKEVRLKDFKVRVVSGVLRDTGGTASFVRVLVESSDGQNHWTTVGVSHNIIEASWQAVVDSINYKIHLDECEAKAGKGDPGAP; encoded by the coding sequence ATGAAAAAAATATCGCTCTACGACACCACTCTGCGGGACGGGACGCAGGCCGAAGAATTGAATCTGACAACGGAAGACAAAATCCGTGTGGCCAGAAAACTTGATGAGTTGGGCCTGCATTACATTGAAGGCGGCTGGCCGGGATCCAACCCCACGGACAAGCAGTTTTTCCGGGAAATCCGCAAACACCGGCTATCCACGGCTCGGATCACGGCCTTCGGCAGTACCCACTATCATCGCACCAGTGCGGAGCAGGATCCGAATCTCGCGTCCCTGCTGGAGGCGGAGACCCCGGTTTTGACTATCTTCGGCAAGACCTGGGATCTGCACGCCCGCACTGCATTAGGCGTCAGTCTGGAGCGAAATCTCGAACTAATCCATGCCAGCCTGGAACATCTGCGTCCGCATGTGGACGAATTATTCTTTGATGCCGAGCATTTCTTTGACGGCTACAAGGCGAACCCGGCTTTTACACTCGACTGCATGAAAACCGCTCATGAAGCCGGTGCGGACATACTGGTACTCTGCGATACGAATGGCGGCACCCTGCCCCATGAAATCGTCAAGATCATGGCGGATGTCCAAAAGCACCTGCCTGATGCACAGCTGGGTATCCATACCCACAACGACTCGGAATTGGCCGTGGCCAACGCTTTGGTCGCGGTTCAACATGGGGCGGTGCAGGTCCAGGGGACCATCAACGGATATGGGGAACGGTGCGGTAATGCTAACCTCTGTTCCATCATTCCATGTCTTGAATTGAAAATGGGGCTTGACTGCCTCGGCGCGGAACGCCTGAAGATGCTGCGTGATACAGCGAACTATGTCAGCGAAGTCGCTAACCTGCGCCCCTTCCTGCGTCAGCCCTTTGTGGGCGCGGCCGCTTTTGCCCACAAGGGCGGCATTCACGTATCCGCCGTGCTCAAGGACTCCGAAACATACGAACACATTCGCCCGGAATCCGTGGGCAATCATCAGCGGGTACTGCTTTCCGACCTGGCAGGTAAATCCAACATCCTGTTCAAGGCCAAGCAATGCGGCTTTGATGTGGATCGAAATGATCCCCGACTGGAAATCCTGCTCGACGACATTAAGGCTCGTGAGGAAATGGGGTACGAATATTCCGTGGCCGATGCGAGCTTTGAATTGCTCCTGCGTGAAAAACTCGAATGCCCGGATCCGTACTTCACGTTCCACAATTTCTTTGTTCTGGACTCAAAACGAGAAGAGGACGAACTCCCGCTGTCCGAAGCCACAGTCATCGTCTCCGTTCGAGGGGAACGGGCACACACCGCCGCATCGGGCAATGGCCCGGTGAACGCCCTGGACCGTGCAGTCCGCAAGGCATTGGAACGTTTTTACCCACGACTCAAAGAAGTGCGACTCAAAGACTTCAAGGTACGCGTCGTTTCCGGCGTACTTCGTGATACGGGCGGCACGGCTTCTTTTGTACGTGTCCTGGTCGAATCCAGCGATGGACAAAACCACTGGACCACGGTCGGCGTTTCCCACAACATCATTGAGGCATCCTGGCAGGCCGTGGTGGACTCCATCAACTACAAAATCCACCTCGACGAATGTGAAGCAAAAGCCGGGAAAGGCGACCCCGGAGCCCCGTAA
- a CDS encoding aspartate kinase, with protein MSLVVQKFGGTSVANLECMRQVLAKVKRPLSRGDKVVVVLSAMSGETNRLLAMADEWAAQPDPAEVDSLVSTGEQASVALFAILLKAQGIRARSVLGFQVPIRTNCAHGKARILDIDGSKLHTMLDEHDVLVVAGFQGCDDCQRITTLGRGGSDTSAVALAAALEADVCEIYTDVSGVFTTDPNICSTARKIDKVAYDEMLEMASMGAKVLQIRSVEFAKKYNVIVHVRSTFCDEPGTIVCQEDQMEAVLVSGIAYDKDQARITLVHVEDRPGVSAQVFSAIAAKKILVDMIVQNPSKDGKTDLTFTVPRADLKQTIRILEGLKYEIGFGDLRYDKHVAKISVIGVGMRNHSGVASKAFQALSDEGINILMISTSEIKVTCLIEEKYTELAVRTVHKAFDLDSENGTPNCSCP; from the coding sequence ATGAGTTTAGTGGTTCAAAAATTCGGCGGGACATCCGTGGCCAACCTGGAGTGCATGCGGCAGGTCTTGGCCAAAGTGAAGCGTCCGCTCTCCCGGGGAGATAAAGTGGTCGTGGTCCTTTCGGCCATGTCCGGGGAAACCAACCGGTTGCTTGCCATGGCCGATGAGTGGGCTGCCCAGCCCGACCCCGCGGAAGTCGACAGCCTGGTTTCCACTGGGGAACAAGCTTCCGTGGCGCTTTTTGCCATTCTCCTGAAGGCTCAAGGTATTAGAGCAAGGTCCGTGCTCGGATTTCAGGTACCCATCCGCACGAATTGTGCGCACGGCAAAGCCAGAATCCTGGACATCGACGGCTCAAAGCTTCACACGATGCTTGACGAACACGATGTTCTCGTTGTGGCCGGATTTCAAGGCTGTGACGACTGCCAACGCATCACCACTCTGGGACGCGGCGGCTCCGACACATCAGCCGTTGCGCTCGCCGCAGCACTGGAAGCTGATGTATGTGAAATCTATACCGATGTTTCCGGCGTTTTTACCACGGATCCGAACATCTGCTCCACGGCTCGAAAAATCGACAAGGTCGCCTATGACGAAATGTTGGAAATGGCGAGCATGGGTGCCAAGGTACTGCAAATCCGTTCTGTTGAATTCGCAAAAAAATACAATGTGATCGTTCATGTCCGGTCCACGTTCTGTGATGAACCGGGAACCATCGTCTGCCAGGAGGATCAAATGGAAGCCGTGCTCGTATCCGGCATTGCCTACGACAAAGACCAAGCCCGCATCACACTTGTGCATGTGGAGGACCGTCCCGGAGTCTCCGCTCAGGTCTTTTCTGCCATTGCCGCCAAAAAAATCCTTGTGGACATGATCGTTCAGAACCCCAGCAAAGACGGAAAAACCGACCTGACCTTCACGGTTCCTCGCGCTGATTTGAAGCAGACCATCCGCATCCTGGAAGGATTGAAGTATGAAATCGGCTTCGGAGATCTGCGCTATGATAAACACGTGGCCAAAATCTCGGTTATCGGTGTGGGCATGCGCAACCATTCCGGCGTCGCCTCCAAAGCCTTTCAGGCTCTTTCCGACGAAGGCATCAACATCCTTATGATCTCCACATCGGAAATCAAGGTAACCTGCCTGATCGAAGAAAAATATACGGAATTGGCTGTTCGCACGGTGCACAAAGCCTTTGACCTGGACTCCGAAAACGGAACGCCGAACTGTAGTTGCCCATGA
- the tsaE gene encoding tRNA (adenosine(37)-N6)-threonylcarbamoyltransferase complex ATPase subunit type 1 TsaE: MPLRLELNDHAATLHLGQSLASVFSRRSRPPALLLTGGLGAGKTTLIRALVESLPGAAQAEVTSPSFNIVNLYPTTPPVAHFDLYRLAQGCLDDDIFELLDSEENWCVVEWAERLHPEDVPTGAVRIEMEASETGRTARIQAMVSSDEEAIRVLLQDYEG; encoded by the coding sequence ATGCCCCTGCGCCTTGAACTGAACGATCACGCGGCAACGCTCCACCTGGGGCAAAGCCTCGCCAGCGTGTTTTCCCGACGCAGCCGCCCCCCCGCTCTGTTGCTCACCGGAGGGTTGGGAGCCGGGAAAACAACTCTGATTCGTGCCTTGGTGGAATCCCTGCCGGGAGCCGCCCAGGCCGAAGTCACCAGCCCGAGCTTCAACATCGTCAACCTATACCCCACCACCCCACCAGTGGCACATTTCGATCTTTACCGATTGGCCCAGGGATGTTTGGACGACGATATTTTCGAGTTACTGGATTCGGAAGAAAACTGGTGCGTGGTGGAATGGGCGGAACGACTTCACCCGGAAGACGTTCCCACCGGTGCCGTCCGTATCGAAATGGAGGCGTCCGAAACTGGACGCACGGCCCGAATCCAGGCAATGGTATCATCCGATGAGGAGGCAATTCGAGTCCTCCTGCAAGACTATGAAGGATAA
- a CDS encoding CBS domain-containing protein → MLTAKDIMTINPFTLAPDADVSEAVRLMLENKINGLPVVDQQQQLVGVICQSDLVAQQKKVALPSFFTLLDGLFPVTASEEMDKEVDKMTALTVEKAMTTDPVHVNEDTPLDEIATLMVEKKLYTLPVVNEGRLVGVVGKEDVLRTLL, encoded by the coding sequence ATGCTGACCGCCAAAGACATCATGACTATCAATCCTTTCACCCTGGCTCCGGATGCAGACGTGAGCGAAGCCGTACGTCTTATGCTTGAAAACAAAATCAATGGACTCCCCGTAGTTGATCAGCAGCAGCAACTCGTAGGCGTAATCTGCCAAAGCGACCTTGTAGCCCAGCAAAAGAAAGTGGCCCTGCCTTCCTTTTTCACCCTGCTGGATGGCCTCTTCCCGGTTACGGCCTCGGAAGAAATGGACAAGGAAGTCGACAAAATGACCGCACTCACAGTGGAAAAAGCCATGACGACAGATCCCGTCCACGTGAACGAGGACACCCCGTTGGACGAAATCGCCACCCTGATGGTGGAAAAAAAGCTCTACACCCTCCCCGTAGTGAACGAGGGCCGTCTTGTGGGGGTCGTGGGCAAAGAAGACGTGCTCAGAACACTTTTGTGA